A single region of the Brachypodium distachyon strain Bd21 chromosome 3, Brachypodium_distachyon_v3.0, whole genome shotgun sequence genome encodes:
- the LOC100822759 gene encoding LOW QUALITY PROTEIN: SKP1-like protein 11 (The sequence of the model RefSeq protein was modified relative to this genomic sequence to represent the inferred CDS: inserted 1 base in 1 codon), whose protein sequence is MDSIGADEKRKGKAPLLQADDVASAAAAKAAPEEEEEAVSMAEAKRSSSSEVKEREEKPMLVLLAQDGVEVRISEPAARMSQMLRHMIEDCCAGYRIPTPDVYSDVLERVVHYCEKHGPYYDPQASERDRHPFPPFPVELTPAVSSIKPXHGLKAWDKEFINLDNSTIFEITLAANYLNIQDLLDLCTTTLADKMRGKTPEEIREIFEIENDYTPPQEAEVRRENSWAFED, encoded by the exons ATGGattccatcggcgccgacgagaaGCGCAAGGGCAAGGCCCCTCTCCTGCAGGCGGACGACGTGgcttccgcggcggcggcaaaggcggcgccggaggaggaggaggaggcggtgtcGATGGCCGAAGCGAAGCGCTCGTCGTCTTCGGAGGTGAAGGAGCGGGAGGAGAAGCcgatgctggtgctgctggcGCAGGACGGCGTGGAAGTGCGTATCtcggagccggcggcgaggatgtcGCAGATGCTCCGCCACATGATCGAGGACTGCTGCGCTGGCTACCGCATCCCCACCCCCGACGTCTACTCCGACGTGCTCGAGAGGGTCGTCCATTACTGCGAGAAGCACGGGCCGTACTACGATCCTCAGGCCTCAGAGCGCGACCGGCACCCCTTCCCGCCCTTCCCCGTCGAGCTCACCCCTGCCGTCTCGTCCATCAAGC GTCACGGCCTCAAGGCCTGGGACAAGGAGTTCATCAACCtcgacaactccaccatcTTCGAGATCACGCTG GCAGCAAACTACCTGAACATCCAGGACCTGCTGGACCTGTGCACCACAACGCTGGCGGACAAGATGAGAGGGAAGACTCCGGAGGAGATCCGCGAAATCTTTGAGATTGAGAACGACTACACACCACCGCAAGAGGCTGAAGTCAGGAGGGAGAACTCATGGGCCTTCGAGGACTAA
- the LOC100823073 gene encoding uncharacterized protein LOC100823073 encodes MAPQQEPDAPPLGFFERISTCDVALRKRQRQRQASGMASTDRARPPPPLLLQPPPPPEPTHAVLPVPPEPRPIPSCTVVDGVLGLLRSGEAFLRGAFRGSSGHASPPRPPLPHSQQHHSPGDIMKRLQRETFPDVMRLMDRHEQIDRIVSMYKNGMGFHFPDLPVRAKVVLEAVGALFLVDGDEFNHARQILGVAGNRTGLSSRFVLESKTRGKDTIAAEFSTRRGTGVMSLEAEEDDGRPLELTRLQYCAHVNDWLSMILVPFGAQCNGFLHGLSLIQNLPSQASLDGPPSFSEQHNCAAALSIRGSKFTASLAELVFGSGAQDGDHGVANRMTTFGQLCYEPAEDVKLSLSGLWQICPLSSRFNNLGTLAVPLGSLKPQRNASTTTHQGSSIMVQGPGIPSLIAPVAMMAQTDPAPRGPETQSVQSVAAMVDCELFEAMRAQGWVEIERRSGHVPVRWGCSLSNTPEHELGWGVRMGGTADGEEHRPHLEGFLSFNLGRGGKLQPGLVYVMEGEKRTPALVLRSSWFM; translated from the exons ATGGCGCCGCAGCAGGAGCCTGACGCGCCGCCACTTGGTTTCTTCGAGCGGATATCCACCTGTGACGTGGCCCTCAGGAAGCGTCAGCGTCAGCGGCAGGCGAGCGGCATGGCCTCCACCGACcgcgcccggccgccgcctccgctccttctgcagccgccaccgccaccggagCCGACGCACGCGGTACTACCGGTGCCGCCGGAGCCCAGGCCCATTCCGAGCTGCACGGTCGTCGACGGCGTCCTGGGCCTGCTCCGGTCCGGCGAGGCCTTCCTCCGTGGCGCTTTCCGGGGCAGCTCCGGCCACGCGTCTCCTCCTCGGCCACCGCTGCCGCACTCGCAGCAGCACCACAGCCCT GGTGACATCATGAAGCGGCTGCAGCGGGAGACGTTCCCGGACGTGATGAGGCTCATGGACAGGCACGAGCAGATCGACCGCATCGTGTCCATGTACAAGAACGGCATGGGGTTCCACTTCCCGGACCTCCCCGTCCGGGCCAAGGTGGTGCTGGAAGCTGTCGGGGCGCTGTTcctcgtcgacggcgacgagtTCAACCACGCGAGGCAGATCCTCGGCGTGGCCGGGAACAGGACGGGCCTCAGCTCCAGGTTCGTCCTCGAGTCCAAGACCAGGGGCAAGGACACCATCGCGGCAGAGTTCTCCACCAGGCGCGGGACAGGGGTGATGAGCctcgaggcggaggaggacgacgggAGGCCCCTGGAGCTGACCAGGCTGCAGTACTGCGCCCACGTCAACGACTGGCTCTCCATGATCCTGGTTCCGTTCGGAGCTCAGTGCAACGGCTTTTTGCacggcttgagcttgatccag AATCTGCCAAGCCAGGCCTCTCTCGACGGGCCGCCTTCCTTCTCTGAACAACACAACTGTGCCGCCGCTTTGAGCATCAGGGGATCCAAGTTCACCGCGTCGCTGGCTGAGCTTGTCTTCGGTTCAGGAGCACAGGACGGCGACCATGGGGTGGCCAACCGAATGACAACGTTTGGGCAGCTGTGCTACGAACCGGCGGAAGATGTCAAGCTCAGCTTGTCGGGGCTATGGCAGATCTGCCCGCTGTCATCCCGGTTCAACAACCTCGGGACGCTTGCCGTTCCCCTTGGCAGCCTAAAACCGCAGAGAAATGCTTCTACGACGACTCATCAGGGATCAAGCATAATGGTACAAGGACCCGGCATTCCTTCTCTAATTGCTCCCGTGGCTATGATGGCGCAGACTGATCCTGCACCACGCGGACCGGAGACCCAGTCTGTACAGTCGGTCGCGGCGATGGTGGACTGTGAACTCTTCGAAGCCATGAGAGCACAAGGGTGGGTTGAGATCGAACGGCGATCCGGCCATGTCCCGGTGCGCTGGGGCTGCAGCCTGTCCAACACCCCGGAGCACGAGCTCGGGTGGGGCGTGAGAATGGGCGGCACGGCAGATGGGGAAGAGCACCGCCCGCACCTCGAAGGGTTCCTCAGCTTCAACCTCGGCAGGGGCGGCAAGCTGCAGCCAGGCCTCGTGTACGTCATGGAGGGGGAGAAGCGCACGCCGGCCCTGGTCCTGCGGTCATCATGGTTCATGTGA